In the Maribacter sp. MJ134 genome, one interval contains:
- the cobA gene encoding uroporphyrinogen-III C-methyltransferase produces the protein MTKIEPKVSLVGAGPGSEDLITVRGLRVLQMADVVLYDALVSKELLAEVPPSVPKIYVGKRCSQHSFTQDDINILIVEHAFKYGHVVRLKGGDPFVFGRAHEEIAYVESFGISVSVVPGISSALAVPSGQGIPMTRRGVSSSFWVMTATKRDGSFSEDLRLAAKSSTTMVILMGVRKLMEIVKEVSRYRGSQTPIAVIQNGTMRNEQCTVATLEGIQELSNGIDVTKPGIIVIGNVVAEHPSFFEDEVQRVLHSSL, from the coding sequence ATGACCAAAATAGAGCCTAAAGTAAGTTTAGTAGGAGCGGGCCCAGGAAGTGAAGACCTCATAACAGTAAGGGGTTTACGTGTTTTACAAATGGCCGATGTGGTGTTGTACGACGCACTCGTAAGTAAAGAATTATTGGCGGAAGTCCCGCCTTCGGTTCCTAAAATATACGTAGGTAAACGCTGTAGTCAGCATTCGTTCACACAGGATGATATCAATATATTAATCGTGGAGCATGCGTTTAAATATGGACATGTAGTAAGGCTAAAAGGGGGCGACCCTTTTGTCTTTGGTAGAGCTCATGAAGAGATAGCATATGTGGAGTCTTTTGGTATATCGGTTAGTGTGGTGCCTGGAATTTCTAGTGCGCTGGCCGTACCTTCCGGTCAAGGTATTCCCATGACACGAAGAGGGGTGAGCAGTAGTTTTTGGGTAATGACCGCGACCAAAAGAGACGGTTCTTTCTCAGAGGATTTAAGGTTAGCGGCCAAATCTTCTACAACAATGGTCATTTTAATGGGTGTGCGTAAACTAATGGAAATTGTTAAAGAGGTGAGTAGATACAGAGGTTCCCAGACGCCTATTGCCGTAATCCAGAACGGTACTATGCGCAATGAACAATGTACGGTAGCTACTTTAGAAGGCATACAGGAATTAAGTAATGGTATCGATGTTACAAAGCCTGGAATAATTGTGATTGGAAATGTTGTAGCGGAGCACCCCTCCTTTTTTGAAGATGAAGTGCAACGCGTATTGCATTCTAGCTTATAG